Within Citrus sinensis cultivar Valencia sweet orange chromosome 1, DVS_A1.0, whole genome shotgun sequence, the genomic segment TTTTCtacccattttttattttaatttttaattttatttttattttttaaaattactaataaataaattataaaatttgaattataaaattataaatattggtaaaaataacaaatatcaaaatatttatattattaaatttttaggcccaattaattaattaaagtcttaaatttttatttaggatattaaaaaaatcaggtAAATTCCATTAGcccaaaaaatttattttaattttaatattcattaaatattttaaacttaaatctatttttttatttatttttagatgttataattaccCACatcgaatcacaattttaatatctaatttaatctaatctaatctaatctaatatttgcccTTGATTTACTCCGACTTAACTATTGTactgtaaagggaatagtccacatttataaagtgcacacgccaccattgaaaaagttaattttgaatccaaattcgattttatttgtaacaattttatattatactattaatttatttacgatagtttgtaaaagaagtttgtatcccttacatgctgcgttacttactaatttaatatatgtgacttttgtaatggatattaatgtaagatatatttcaaattttacttttatttgaattttttattttaatatgattaactcaaaatcgaaaaaaaaaatatattagttattcggggatcggggacccttGGGGATCCCCTATTATTATTCGAGGAGGGGATgaggattctctcaagtaattctaaCGGGGACGGAGAGGGGACGGAGATATTCGCAAAATATAGaggatgggtacggggagattggtcccctcccttCCCCtctccattgccatccctagtgcCACTGCTTCATGTCAGGGGTGTTTTAATGAAACCATGTAAGTTATGTGTATAATAtgcaaataaacaaaatctaggggcattttaaaaaaataatagtaaaagtTTGGTTGATAGTAAAAAATTGGCCATAGcttaatacaataatttattaaaatgagaaatagATTGTTAGAGATCTTAATATACTAAAAGTCACCGTCGTTAAATAGTTCAGTAGTTAGGACTctgtgaaaaaataattgttaaggAGTAAAATAATAACTGTTAAGAGTCATTATCTCGTCGAGAGTATTATTAATGAAGATTTGTTGTTTAAATCATAGATtaggagaaaaaagaattaaccTCTCCTTcataaaacctttttttttgtcttacttgtaaaatatttaacttcTATCTTAACTTGGGGTAATATCCACTTTTATGGGTGGATAGATTAGGTAAAAACCCGAATTCAACAAATATAATACCAAGtactaacaaaataaaattaacatttgaCATTGTTGTGTTGACATTCTGAGTTTGGTAATTGGTAGTGGGTCAACACTCAACACCCTCATTCAACATTGAGACTTGAAAAAACGTGATTCAATGCGGCATTCTAGAAAGGACCaatcatcatttttattttattattaatgtcaaaCTAGTTAGTCGGATacttttattctaaattaaattaaatctataaaataaattataccatATTTTCGATTGGTTAGCACAGCTTTTGTTTAGATTGATTGGTACCTAAAGAAAGTTTGAATCTTTCTATTAACGTtaaaaacacatattttttttaaaaaaattattttaaattttagtggacTTCAATTGTATTTTGGTActaatttgaatatttatacTATGTGTTAGACTTGGTTGTCTtgtatataatattcaaaatagaaattaagtGCCTATCTTAGGCATTTATATTtcaatccaaaatttattatgttcaagaataaattctttttaagttAAGATTTAACTTCAATGATGAGGAATAATATTCCTAGAGCTCAAGTCCTAGGTTTGGACTTTAATGAGCGTGTTacttaataattaagaaaagataaatttttttttcacaaactTTGAtttatagtattttattttcatctaaaTATACGTTTAttgtactttattttttaatttattaaaggatGGTTATCATGTAAATCTGAAGCTTTTAAGCTTCATATTCGGAAAATCAACTGCCATAGACTAATCTTTGTAAAGATTCAAAGAATTTGTTATTGTATCAGTTGAGATAGAGCCAACGAGATATAATATGTTACGAAAGAGTTGAGGAGTATTCCTGGTAGAATGTGTTGTAGGCTTGTTAAGTGAGGcatctatttaatattttaatacatcGATTTTGTCCTTTTTATCCGTTAATCGTTTTTAAACACTTATGTAACTGTTTTTTACATTATctgaatattaattataaaacatctATAAATCAACTTAATTAGCTTGAACTATTCTCTATGAACGAAATGCAATGttcttaataatttcaatcaaGTTAAGCTTATCCCGTttgaattttgtgtttttaatattaatgagGTAAGCATGACATTTGGCATGAGGTGACAGCTCACTCATCATTTCTTAGATAATAAAAGGGATGTGATTCACGCACTGGCCCGGGGGGTTGCTAAGGTGTTTAATTCCGCACGTGgctacaaaaaattaaaaagatatttcTTAGTGTCTGTTTGTTTATACTCCATCTGTAGTCTGTAGTCTAGTTTAGAAATTACAATGTAATTAGggataagaaaattaattttattttttgaaatcgctaaaataaataaataaataaataaataaagagatgGTTGTTGACTCGCCAGTTGCTTCAGTAGAGGGGTGGCAATTTGAGTTGGAATTCATTTACTCATATTTGATTCGATgcgaattaaatgaatttgaatttgaaaaaattgatttgttcaataaataaataagttcaaTTCGACtcactaattaaataaatagaattcAGGTTTGAAGACATttattggtttatttatttagtattcatttaataaattagttatAAACAAATCGAATATGATCTATTcgtttaaaattatttcttattcatttaattaaattacatatctatccttaaatatatatgaaaattttttaaaatttgaaggctaatatagtaattataagtgataataaatttgtattttctagGATGTTAagtttgtaatatttttatattttattttacttgatttttttttatgaattatacttttataaataaatttatattcaattcGATTTATTATGAATTCATTATAGGGTAAactaatgataaataaatacaaattaaattcgattcgattcatttattagttctattaaattaattaaatgaatcaaaatgagtttttatttaataaacaaatcaactCTGAACCAAAAGAATTTTGACCCGATTTAGTTatgattcaattaaaatatggTTCATTTATGCATTTTATCACCctgcttttaaaattcacGTGTAAGAAAATCAGTTCGAATGGAAGATCAAGTTCATTTGGATCAcgagttttatttttacataaagCTCCCAAGTTACTGTGAAAGTGAAATGATATGACTTGTTTTTTAATAAGGAAAGTAAATCCTGCatgatttgattgaattgTCTTTTACTCGACAATCACCTTATATGATCGGCGGTGATGGAGTAATAATTTTCCTTCAGGCCACGTTTGGAAGCCAGCATTCCATTGCATTCGGACACTATTCCTCATAGGACCTGCCTATGGTACAGATTCTGTACCGAACATCTCCCGTCATCCCACCGTCGCATTTTCTATGGTTTAatttctcactccacatccaaccacatccaacggctgatgctgcagtctgtaggttacagattctgtaagctagTCGAGTCCTTCCTCATAAAAGTAATACTATGCTATGTTTCTTTCGATTGTAATAGATTAAGTGCCTGTTTGGTATGACTTATTTAAgagttataaatatttatttaatcatataagcatttttttaaaatttttatggtgttttgttatttatttagtagagtttttttaatttaaataagctaatttaacTCTACTAacaaaagtctaaaatttgagcttttgggagtagagattagagagcttttctaaaaatatataatataaaaaatatcacacagTTTAATAGttcaaaagtatttttttttattgataaccaaacacccaatgaTTTTTTGTCCAAAAACTCTAATGGTATAAGCTCTATTGCTATAAGTTCTATtgttataagctctatttaataagctgtaccaaacggagcctaAAGGGGTGCGCAATGCGCTAATGGATTAAAAGAGCTAAAGCGGCGgttgtgttttgttttttatttttttaaataataataagtaaatacaaatttttagtttaatataatattatatagtattactttttatttctttatttttacattataattattataattcattattcatattttaatttttactatattaaaaatataactaactaatgtattgtttaattataaaataaattaaaatataaaattgattaatatttaataagttaatataactaataataagtacttaaataatatataaaataaaaatataacataatattacattatatagtaattaatatataaaaattgattattatttaacaatttaatttaattaataataaatacttaaataagaatttaatataactaataataaatatttatatatgagtaaatttgaataatattaatttaaaattaataccaatttaaatgataatataaaatattattatatgtacGATAGAATTCTTACTTGGATTATTTAGCACAATTCATTTTGTTAGTAAATACGTTACAACTATTAtatcactttattattattacttttattttatcatactaaaataatttttaaactaatcTTGTTGGTTTTAACTATTTATACATGCagaaatattatttagatattatttgattaaattatttactagaTCTTTATTTCACaggttatatatttagaaaatactaaaaaataaatgttatactGCAAAAAAATGTAAGGCTTTgatctttataaattattatattttttaacatttatactaaaaaataatgttaaatttctaaaatttaagacatttatatttagtatttttctaagtactaataaatattattttctaaatatataatttaaattaattagaaaagaattaatacAGTATGGTGTAGTATCAAATGTTGtacaacattattatattatagtgTTGATGTGatacaatataatacaatacacttacattaaaataatattatacagTATATTACAATATAATGTACGAAATACACCCtcattgaattatttgttattttcgttaaattttttaaattttattaaaagtcaGCAGGGacaaattacaattatattatgagcaaatgaaaaatttgattgaaattgAACATTTCAAATGAAGCACCATGTCGCTGCCACGGGCTCCTTTGCTGTGACTAGCTGGTCAAAGGAATAGATTTAATTTGTagtgaaaactgaaaaataaatggagtGCAAggtgaaacaaatttaataataatttccatAAACAAATTGATACTCCTTAGTccttacaattttttaaagaaaagaaaattcccTTACTCGTTTCACCTATTTCCTCGCACCTTCGTTAATATTAATCTCTttactcttcttcttcagcttTAGCCCCTGTTCAAGAAACTTCCCAATTCCCAACGTTTCTCAGAACCTCAGACTATAAAAtcccaaaaaacaaaaccgCGTAAAAATTAGCCATTTAGCATAATTATCCAAAAAGTCAAGTCACCGTCaaacacccccccccccccccccccccccaaaacaCACCGCGTTCACACTTGCGCACACGCCTCTCTTTTCCATCGCTTCACCTCTTCTTATATAAAAGCTCCCATCTTATCATTTCTTGTTCAATTTGAAATCGATTGTGTTCACATTTTTCCGTTGAAGCATTTCTTCAAACACTTGTCAACCTAACAAATTCAAACACACACGCACTGTTTTGTTGCTTAATGGAAATAACTCGTTTCCCATTTCTTAATCAAGAAGAAGACTACTCCCATTTATTAGATTTACTCCCTGAAATGGAGAGTAGAAGCACcttcatcaacaacaacaacagcagcaacaataataataataataacaacaatttgaAGAAGCGGCGACGAAGCGACGACGTATTAAACAAGGGTGCCGCGTGGAGTGATATACTTACCTCACTAATCTTGTTGGACGAAGAAGAGAAACGCGAGCAGCAACAATATTCTATCCACTCTCACCAAGATAAACTCCTCGTCGATGACAATCACAAGCGAAAGGAACAAGCAATGAACGATTATTTCCATCAATTGCAAGACCATTATACCGATTTGGATGTAATGGATCAGTTGAGAACGAACAAAAGATCTCGTCGTACGGCTTCGGCTGTCGCCACTGTTGCAGCGTCAGCATCCGCATCCGCATCCGTGTCGGAAGACGCGTCTGCGGATAACCCGACTACTGCGGGTGGGTCCGCTCAGCACCGTCGTTTGTGGGTCAAAGATCGGTCAAAGGACTGGTGGGATGAGCGAAACCATCCGGATTTCCCAGAGGAAGAATTTTGGAGAGATTTTCGGATGAGTAAAGCCACGTTTGAAATGATTTGCGAGGAGCTGGAAAGCACGGTGATGAAAAAGAACACGATGCTTCGGGACGCGATTCCGGTTCGTCAGCGCGTGGCGGTCTGCGTCTGGAGGCTGGCAACGGGTGAGCCGCTCCGGGTCGTATCAAAACGGTTCGGTCTGGGGATATCCACTTGTCACAAGCTGGTCTTGGAGGTTTGCTCGGCGATCAAAACTGTGTTAATGCCCAAGTTCCTACAGTGGCCTGATGAGctgaaaatgaaacaaattaagGAAGAGTTCCAGGGTATTTCAGGGATACCAAATGTTGGTGGGTCAATGTACACGACTCACATACCAATCATAGCGCCTAAGATTAGCGTTGCTTCGTATTTCAACAAAAGGCACACTGAGAGAAACCAGAAGACTTCTTATTCCATCACAGTACAAGGAGTCGTTGACACCAAAGGAGTATTCACTGATGTTTGCATAGGCTGGCCCGGTTCGATGCCTGATGATAAAGTGCTTGAGAGATCTGCTCTGTTTCAAAGAGCCGACCGAGGGCTTTTAAAGGATGTTTGGATTGTGGGAAATTCTGGGTATCCATTAATGGACTGGGTTATGGTTCCTTATACGCAGAAAAATTTGACTTGGACGCAGCACGCTTTTAATGAGAAGATCGGGGATATTCAAGCTGTCGCAAAAGATGCTTTTGCGAGATTGAAAGGAAGATGGGCTTGCTTGCAAAAGAGGACTGAAGTGAAGCTACAGGATTTGCCTGTTGTTCTTGGAGCTTGCTGCGTTTTGCACAATATTTGCGAGATGAGAAATGAGGTGATGGATCCCCAGTTGAAGTTTGACCTCtttgatgatgagatgattccTGATAATAGTGTGAGGTCTATGGCTTCTGCTCAGGCCAGAGATCACATTGCTCACAATTTGCTGCACCATGGCCTTGCTGGAACCTCTTTTCTACATTGATTgatttcaacttttttcttcttttgattctgaattttgtaattctttttttactaTAGCTTGTTACATTCACAGTAATTATAGCAGTACCGAAAAaatcattcaatttttttttttataatcagtTGTATAACTGAGATACCTTTGAAAATGAATCGATTGTGAAAGAGCAATAGAATGATATTATttcaacttatatttataaaattgtcaCAATCGAAAATATTACATACATACTCTCCATCTTCAATAATTGAAGCTTTGTATTCAATACAATTCTCAGCgaagataaaaaatgaagtttaATCTTCGTACTAAATAATTTGGAGATGTTAAAATAGTTGAGAGTATGGGAAGTATTAATAACAAATGTATGAAGTACTATACCGAACAAGGAATAgcatttgattttattaaacttcATAATTTTGTGAGTTGAGGATTGTATTGAATACAAAGCTTCATAAGCTTACTTTAGCTAACGAGGCTCGACTTCCTCTAGGATAGGGAGCTAATAGATGTAAGTTTTTTTCTAAAAGACCATGCTCGTATCATTTGTTTTCACACCTTAGCTAATTAACTAAGTTTTATAAGTAAGGGGAGGGCTAACTTACAGTTGTAAGGTACAGCTCTCTCACCTGAACAGTACCAAATGTGGGTCCAAATACTGTCTATGTGAGAGGTGATACCTTACCGTAACTATAAGGTAACAGCCTCGTATAAGTAAACAGGCTCTTGACTAACTTAGTTAACTAAATCTTCTTAGGTAACTCTGCTAACTAACTTGATTAGTTATGTCTCTATAGATAAACTGACCTAATTAGCTAAGACATCTATATATGTATACTCAGTTATTTAGTTAATACTCTATTTGGTATCAAAATCCTTTAactttttgttataaaaaaattataattataaaataaaaactaatatatataataatataaattttatttaataattttgatacaaATAATATAGATATTATTGATCCACTCGCACaatgattattaataattttggagGTCAATCAAATTTGAGCATTCACTGGTCTGAAAGTGGAAATAGCTAAATTTATAATCCATTTAAGGAGTCTTCCTATAGTACAGCGCTGTATGTAATATAACCACTTCAACAGTAAAAAGGCAACTTGAACAACTAGTATTTTACTGGttgttcatttaataatttttttaaaattataatttaatacataaaaaataaaataaaataaaataattaagaaaatttataaatatttaatacaaaCAATATTTgagtgagaaaaatatttttaattttaataaaagtttaaaaaagtataataattatgtctcaatttttttggttaaatgtCAATATATTAGGTTATTGGTTTGCTTATTTCCACTTTCCAATCCATtagttttatgtttaatattcCTACTAAACTCGTTAAATACTAGtattttggattaaatttcaattaaatttatttctcgTTAGATAAGTTTCTAAATTCAGTTAAACTTTCTCCCCATTTGGTTTATGTGTTTCAACTATTATTCCACTAATTTTGCGTTCAATATTCCAATTAACTTAGTAAGATTTCAATTATATGGgttaaatatcaatattaatttttttgtttgattaatcACATATTTTGGTtatgttttttcatttataggTTCATATGTTTCAACTTATTAGTCTACTAGTTTTGCGTTTGATATTCCTACTAAATTCGTTAAGTACCAATATTTCGGGTTACATTTCAAGTAACTTTCATTTTTCGTTGGATGAGTTCCTAATTTTCGTTGCACTTTTTCTCTTAATGGTTCATGTGTTTCAACTAATTATTCCTCTAGTTTTACGTTAAATAttcccattaattttataagattCCAATTATTCAGGTTAAGTACCAAGTttgtttttgataattttatttttggtaatgCAAGTCTCTAATTTTGGTTATAGTTTCTCATATGTGGGTTTATAcgtttcaattatttttccactAGTTTTGCATACAATATTCCAATTAACTTGGTaagattataattatttgggttaaataccaaaattacttttttttggtTAGATTAATTCCTACTTTTGGTTagtctttttcatttataggTTTATATACTTCAACTTATTAGTCCactagttttatgtttaatattcTAACTAAATTCATTAAGTGTCAATATTTTGGGTTAGATTccaattaacttttatttcctATTAGATGAGTtcctaattttcaattttcattgcAGTTTCTTTGTTATTAGTTCATGTGTTTTAGCTAATTAttcctctaattttttgttgaatattCCCATTAACTTCATAAGATTCCAATTATTCAGGTTAagtactaaatttatttttctaattttgtttttggttaaGTAGGttcctcattttctttatactTTCGCTCATATGAGTTTATATGTTTCAACTATTATTCCACTGGTTTTGCGTTCAATATTCCaattaacttaataaaattctagTTATTCCTATTAAATAccaaatttatgtcatttacaCTTAAGGgtagtgaaataataattagattttatttaaaaatattagattataagtaacaaaattaaatatctaaattattagatacaataactcatattttatttgggtaatttttttatatcataataataaaatagtaaaataaaacttatattaaattttaatataatgatttaattgattaactatacaaaaattttttgatttgtattttttaaaattattgtgaactcattataattattttttagaagtgGGGTGGATTTACAAATATAGCGGAGTGCAAATACCCCACCCGTACcaaatatgataatattaataagatGAATTATATGTGACCCCGTACTATTTAAGCAAATATCAACTTATcatataataatgaaaaatctttattacaacccttaatttttttaaaaatattttgggtccATAATCTAagtccctttttttttgtattttcattacTTCATAAGATCTCTTGAATTTGATCATATTTATACTTGAGCTTTTAAACTTTATACATATTGATTCtcattttaaacattttaattgattatttttagtcatcaaataaattaatatatttatttcagctttctctttactttttaaatattttccttaACATTTGAAAACTTCgacagtaaataaaaaatagcacATAAAGAGTGCATGCAATTGCTATGTttctcataaaattaattttttaaaagttatgacaacataagttataaaaatgtttaaacgtacaaaaattgaaactttctTAATCTATTTgtgttgaattatttttttatttttcttttgggatcAAAGTCAAAATTTCATGAACTTGAATGTATTTATACTTAACTTTTGATGTTTATAAATGTTATGcccattttattattcaattaattatatttatttatctttgaactaaaataaatcaagaattaatatttttttgaattctaattaaatttttagcgctctattttcttttcaaattagttttattaatttttaattacttcaacaaaaaatttatgttattaattataaatattattcgtattattatcattattattattatttattttttactcttactacaattgttattattactatctTGCCTCATGAAATTTGTtaacaatctttttttttttcttttggtttaaACGAGTATCcttctttttatcttcattatttCATGAGATTTTTTGAGCTTGATTGTACCTATACCTGAACTTCTAATCTTTATACacatttattctcattttatcattttaattaatagtatttacttatatttaaaataaattgatgcaCTTATTCCATCtctctttacttttcaaaactTCATAAACTTATTAGACTTCACaaatttgaatcaaaatttaacaatataaacAATCAGCACTttcaattgttattatttatgaattaCAATCACAGAGATTGACCTGTTCTTGTTTTTCTctgaaaaaaattctaatttgaaaaataaaattctatttcaaattaaaaaaaaaatggaaaatcaGGTTTTAGaccaagaaaaatatcaactgtaactaaagaaaaatgaatcaCATTGGTAAAAATACTCAATTAAACTGAATCTTCATTTACAAATGCCTGACTACTAATAGAATCACCGGagtataattgaaaatttggacaaaggaaaataatataaataataggaGTAAAATAATCCACAATCCCTAAGATTAgagtaccaaaaaaaaaaaatgaaattacaagTAACAAGAGTTCAATCtctatttttatgtatttacatTCTTGCTACAAATTATTGCTTCATgtcatattttcatttactCCTGCAACAAACAACAAGGTAGCAAGCAAATCAAAATCCTCcaaatgaaaaactaaagatAGAAactcaagaaataaaaagaaaaagaatgaaaaattggAGAGGCAAGAGCAAAGCGACTAAACAGATGCCTTGATCAACTCTAAACATTCATATCATTTGTGGAACCAAACAAAATGTTTGCGCTTAACAAatcaaaaatattaagaaaccaaaaaacaaaGTCATCACACAACTAATGCAAATAAACAACACCATATGTCAATCCATATAAACCAACACATGTGCACAAGAGTACAATCCAAATGAATATTGAACAAATCCATCCGTCgtttaatcaaatttacaaatccACAAATACAATTTCAAGCTAAAATGAGAAAGCCTATCATTCCAGTAGTGTtgaaatatacaaaaataataaatcataccTTATAACATTGTAATCAACACTCTCAGCTAGGaaaatcaacaagaaaattatctaACCAtttcatgtcatttttatgcttaacccaaaagaaaaacatagttgaacaaatggaaaaattaattgagtTCATAATTGACAAAATTGAAAGCTCATTTAACCTTAGGTTCTCTCACAATTATAATGCAGAAACAACATCCTAGTCTCCATTTAAACCTCGTTGGATCTACACAGGCCTAAAAACTCAACTAATGAAATTGTTTatctataatattttcatgGTGAAAATAGAAGAAACTCATCAATAAACAGAATAACCAAACAAGATCAATCCCAAAAGAATTATATTACATGTTACAACTATAATCCAAGGAATTAAGACAAGCAGAAAAATccaataaacaataaaacaaacaaaattaaatctaacaatcaaataactaTAATTCAACTGAAATATTAAAGATTATGTGAGTTTTAGATCATTAAAATATCCcctaactaaaataaaaatgctattCAATTACATgggaaaaaatattcaattaaacTAAATCTGCTTTACACAAGCTGAAA encodes:
- the LOC102622258 gene encoding protein ALP1-like — protein: MEITRFPFLNQEEDYSHLLDLLPEMESRSTFINNNNSSNNNNNNNNNLKKRRRSDDVLNKGAAWSDILTSLILLDEEEKREQQQYSIHSHQDKLLVDDNHKRKEQAMNDYFHQLQDHYTDLDVMDQLRTNKRSRRTASAVATVAASASASASVSEDASADNPTTAGGSAQHRRLWVKDRSKDWWDERNHPDFPEEEFWRDFRMSKATFEMICEELESTVMKKNTMLRDAIPVRQRVAVCVWRLATGEPLRVVSKRFGLGISTCHKLVLEVCSAIKTVLMPKFLQWPDELKMKQIKEEFQGISGIPNVGGSMYTTHIPIIAPKISVASYFNKRHTERNQKTSYSITVQGVVDTKGVFTDVCIGWPGSMPDDKVLERSALFQRADRGLLKDVWIVGNSGYPLMDWVMVPYTQKNLTWTQHAFNEKIGDIQAVAKDAFARLKGRWACLQKRTEVKLQDLPVVLGACCVLHNICEMRNEVMDPQLKFDLFDDEMIPDNSVRSMASAQARDHIAHNLLHHGLAGTSFLH